From one Ooceraea biroi isolate clonal line C1 chromosome 7, Obir_v5.4, whole genome shotgun sequence genomic stretch:
- the LOC105279280 gene encoding chymotrypsin-2-like — MRFPINPQIVGGSKAPQGAYPYIVSLQWGPTKETASHFCAGSILNSQWIITAAHCIQAVPNYGVLLIKAGKNKLSVVESTEQAIEAEKSIPNEQYQGINYSGVGPYDIGMIKLKGSLKFTKEVQPIELLNAEDEPTGDAALCGWGSTEDTFPGLPDDLQHIKLMFVDRVTCHKNVERLTGYSPVHETNVCTGPLTGGISACSGDSGGPLIKRYGNKPVLAGVVSWGIIPCGTVGAPSVYAKVSKFNTWIEKNVASN; from the exons ATGCGGTTTCCAATTAATCCGCAAATAGTAGGAGGTTCCAAAGCGCCACAAGGAGCATATCCGTACATAGTTTCCCTCCAATGGGGACCAACAAAAGAAACCGCATCCCACTTCTGTGCAGGATCAATTCTTAATAGTCAATGGATAATAACTGCAGCACATTGCATTCAGGCAGTTCCTAACTATGGCGTTCTGCTCATCAAAGCTGGAAAGAATAAGCTTAGTGTTGTAGAAAGCACTGAGCAAGCAATAGAAGCGGAGAAGAGCATTCCAAATGAACAATATCAAGG CATAAATTACAGTGGTGTTGGCCCGTACGATATTGGTATGATCAAGCTTAAGGGTTCATTGAAATTCACAAAGGAAGTACAACCCATTGAATTGCTGAATGCAGAAGACGAACCAACTGGAGATGCAGCTCTGTGCGGATGGGGTTCCACTGAGGACACCTTTCCGGGACTGCCAGATGATCTTCagcatattaaattaatgttcgTCGACCGCGTCACATGCCACAAAAACGTCGAACGTCTAACAGGATATTCACCTGTTCACGAAACTAATGTCTGCACTGGCCCATTGACCGGTGGAATTTCCGCGTGTAGT gGTGACTCTGGCGGCCCATTAATAAAACGTTATGGAAACAAACCGGTCCTTGCTGGAGTCGTATCTTGGGGCATTATACCATGTGGTACTGTTGGTGCGCCATCCGTATATGCTAAAGTGTCCAAATTTAATACATGGATTGAAAAGAATGTTGCTAGTAATTAA
- the LOC105279281 gene encoding carboxypeptidase B, whose protein sequence is MKNGRHSGKERTKWATLTIVAIVIVVVDAATLGHQTKIVSPDASQITQQANDKESKDPVTEQITYEGDQVWRIWKTKNNSEELVQRYDEDGSYSIWSNNASIADIFVRNYMLEHVDSIFKRSGMTYQVLIEDVQQAIDEENPPLSQDEQEELEGRKGHRMEWTSYHRLEDILEYLDFLADTYPNICSVRTIGESVEGRPLKVLRISNGKPNAPALWIDGGIHAREWISPAAVTYIIDYLVENSENLEVDYYILPVVNPDGYHHTFVSDRLWRKNRRKVDYSGCSGVDLNRNFGYRWGGMGTSKDVCRETFSGTRAFSEPETDAIRMFFDISSANFKAYLTFHSYGQFILYPWGYDKRVPPDYTELDMVGRQAAAAMKKIGGSVYTVGNSATTLYPASGGSDDWAKALLKIKYTYTIELRDTGRYGFILPARYIIPTAKEALAAVEVITEACKKA, encoded by the exons ATGAAGAACGGTCGGCATTCAGGAAAAGAGCGTACGAAATGGGCGACATTGACGATAGTAGCAATTGTCATTGTCGTCGTGGACGCAGCTACACTTGGACATCAAACAAAAATTGTGTCGCCTGATGCCAGTCAGATTACTCAACAAGCAAATGACAAGGAATCGAAAGATCCTGTCACAGAACAAATCACTTACGAAGGCGATCAAGTATGGAGAATTTGGAAGACGAAAAACAATAGCGAAGAATTAGTGCAACGTTACGACGAAGACGGTT CATACTCAATATGGTCGAACAATGCGTCGATCGCTGATATTTTTGTTCGGAATTACATGTTGGAGCATGTGGATTCAATATTTAAGAGGAGTGGAATGACATATCAAGTTCTAATTGAGGATGTACAACAAGCGATCGATGAGGAGAATCCTCCTCTTTCACAGGATGAGCAAGAGGAGCTTGAAGGGCGTAAAG GTCATCGAATGGAATGGACTAGTTATCATCGATTGGAGGATATATTGGAATACTTAGATTTTCTTGCGGATACGTACCCTAACATATGTTCCGTTAGGACCATCGGAGAATCTGTTGAAGGTCGTCCTCTAAAG GTTTTAAGGATTAGTAATGGTAAACCAAATGCACCAGCGCTGTGGATCGATGGTGGTATTCATGCTAGGGAATGGATATCACCCGCGGCTGTGACCTATATCATCGATTATTTGGTTGAAAATAGTGAAAATTTGGAAGTTGACTATTATATCCTGCCAGTTGTCAATCCGGATGGATACCACCATACCTTTGTCTCCGATCGCCTATGGAGGAAGAATAGAAGGAAAGTTGATTATAGCGGTTGTTCGGGTGTGGATTTGAATCGAAACTTCGGTTACCGTTGGGGCGGAATGGGAACAAGCAAGGATGTATGTCGCGAAACGTTCTCAGGTACCCGAGCGTTCTCTGAGCCAGAAACCGATGCCATTCGAATGTTCTTCGATATCAGCTCGGCAAATTTCAAG GCTTATCTCACTTTCCATTCCTATgggcaatttattttatatccatGGGGATATGACAAACGAGTGCCACCTGATTATACAGAACTTGACATGGTCGGTCGTCAAGCAGCGGCAGCCATGAAGAAGATTGGAGGCAGTGTATATACTGTTGGCAATAGTGCTACAACATTATATCCAGCCTCTGGTGGTTCTGATGACTGGGCGAAGGCTCTTCTCAAGATCAAGTATACATACACAATTGAACTGAGAGATACTGGAAGATATGGTTTTATACTTCCAGCCCGTTACATCATTCCAACGGCCAAGGAAGCGCTTGCTGCAGTGGAAGTAATTACGGAAGCGTGCAAGaaagcataa
- the LOC105279279 gene encoding peptidyl-prolyl cis-trans isomerase A2, producing MKCLFTILSLVVAVSTIQEFEVTDEVYFDIMIDNHPAGRIVIGLFGEIAPKTVKNFITLATTGVEGKTYIGTRFHKVIKKYLIQAGDVEKTDGYGSISIYGKYFEDETFEVKHTVPLFVSMANIGRNTNGCQFFITTVTAPWLDGFHTSFGKVVSGEAIIYKIEQVKTDNDNNPLIPVVIYDCGILRTVEPYIISDKTYDYDMWAWIKATCVPLGFSLLILAFFHYMMKQLDV from the exons ATGAAGTGCCTGTTTACAATCCTCTCCCTCGTTGTTGCTGTCTCGACCATCCAG gAATTCGAAGTCACGGATGAGGTGTATTTCGATATCATGATAGATAATCATCCAGCTGGAAGGATTGTTATCGGCCTGTTCGGTGAAATAGCGCCGAAGACGGTGAAGAACTTTATCACTCTTGCTACTACTGGCGTAGAAGGAAAAACATATATAGGAACCAGATTTCACAAAGTGATAAAGAAATACTTAATCCAAG CTGGCGATGTTGAAAAAACCGATGGCTATGGTTCTATTAGTATCTATGGAAAGTACTTCGAAGATGAGACCTTCGAAGTGAAACATACTGTACCATTATTCGTCAGCATGGCGAATATTGGAAGAAACACCAATGGCTGTCAATTTTTCATCACTACCGTAACAGCGCCTTGGTTAGATGGCTTTCATACATCATTCGGGaag gTAGTTAGCGGTGAAGCAATAATCTACAAAATAGAACAGGTCAAAAcggataatgataataatccACTGATACCTGTAGTTATCTACGATTGCGGTATTCTGCGAACGGTGGAACCGTACATCATATCAGATAAAACTTACGATTACGA TATGTGGGCATGGATAAAAGCAACTTGCGTGCCATTGGGATTCAGCTTACTGATACTCGCATTCTTCCATTATATGATGAAACAATTGGATGTTTAA